The nucleotide sequence AATTCACCTCGGTCACCCGCGCCACGCTTAAAGGCACGGCAGTGATTGGTATCCTGCAGGGCACCCTGGCCGGCGCAGCCTTTGCGGTGGTCGGAATTGACAGTGCCGTGTTCTGGGGTACCGTGATGGCGGTGCTGTCCTTTATCCCGGGCATTGGCACTGCGCTGGTTTGGGGGCCGGCAGTGATCATCCTGGCCGCCACCGGGCATTTTGCCAAGGCCATCGGGCTGGGTGTGTTTTGTGCGGCGGTGGTGGGCAGTATCGATAATCTGCTGCGCCCCATCCTGGTGGGGCGTGACACCCAGATGCACGAGTTGATGATTCTTTTCGGGACCCTGGGCGGCATCATCATGTTCGGTGTGGTGGGCATCATTATCGGTCCGATTGTGGCCGCCTTGTTTGTCACGGTTTGGGAAATATATGGGGTAGCGTTTGAGGATATTTTACCTTCGGTGGGAAACGCTGCGCCAGAGGGTAAATCCAAGAATTCAAATGGAGAGTTGCTTTCAGACGATTTCGACTCTGGTGCAGATGCCCCGCCGGATTCTTAGTTGCTGGCAACTGCTCACAGGGCTTTGAACAAGGATTTCTTCTTTACTAAAAATAAATGTAAAAATTGTTTTAAAGGCTCAGATTGTTTTTATTTAAATATTTAGTTTTCATTTCAGAGGTGAGCAATTTTTTGCAAGGTCAAGGAAGAATCAGATTTTTACCGGAGGCATACTTGCAGTATGTCGAGGATTAAAATCTGATTGTGACACAGAGATCGCGAAAAAGGGCCATTTCTGAAATGAAAACTTAGATGCCGCAGATATGTTTGACTTCCTCATTATCAATCAGTTCATCAACCGGCCCCTCATAGCAGATCCGGCCGTTGTCGATAATATAGCCATAATCGCTTAGCGTCAGCGTAAAGTTCACGTTTTGTTCAGCCAGCAAAACCGTTAAACCGACGTCTTTCAGTTTTTTGATCCGTTCGCCCAATGTTTTAACCAGCACCGGTGCCAGTCCCTCGGTAGGCTCATCCAGCAACAGAAACTGCGGATTGGTCATCAAGGCTCGACCGATTGCCAGCATCTTTTGCTCGCCGCCACTAAGCAAACCGCCCTTGCGGCTGTCCATTTCTTTCAAGGCCGGAAAAAGATCGTAAACTTTGTGTTTATCCCATTGCTCTCCCGTCTTGCTTTTGCGCTCGGCAATTTCCAGATTTTCTCCGACAGTCAGGTCGGCAAAGATGCGGCGGTCATCAGGGACCCAGCCCATGCCCCTGCGCACCAGCTGATAGGCAGGTGTGCCAGTCACATCCGCATCATTAAAACGGATTTGGCCCTGGGCAGGCGGGTTTAAACCCATGATGCTTCTAAACGTGGTGGTCTTGCCGGCGCCGTTGCGACCCAGCAAACAAACAACTTGCCCCGTCTTTACCCTTAAAGACACATCAAAAAGGATGTGGCTCAAGCCGTAGTAGGTGTGAATACCTATAACCTCGAGCATCATTCATCTCCCAAATAGGCTTGTTGGACATCAGCGTTTTGCCTCACCGTCAGGGGATCGTCCTGAACAATTGTCTGTCCCTGCTGCATGACCATGATGCTCTGGGCCACGCCAAAGACAACCTCCATATCATGCTCGCAAAATAAAATAGTCAGGCCCTGTTCTCGGGCAAGGCGTTGGATCAGAGCCATAGTGGTTGTGGTCTCCTCGGGAGACATGCCGGCAGTGGGTTCATCCAAAATTAGCAATTCCGGCTCATTTCCCAGGGCAATGGCAATCTCCAGAATGCGTTTGTCTCCATGGGACAGGGAGCCTGCTATGTCCATTTTTTTATCCACAAGACCGACACTTTCCAAAATACGGTTGGTTTCCTCAACCGCCAGCTGCGCCGCCGGATAAAACAGCTTATTGCTGAGTTTCTGCTGAGAAAGAACCGAAACCTGCACGTTGCGAAAGAC is from Desulfobacterales bacterium and encodes:
- a CDS encoding ABC transporter ATP-binding protein, with the protein product MLRVENLHKSFDDFKAVDGAHLTVEKGQLVAVIGPNGAGKTTLFNLICGQLQPDTGQILLSDEDIGKLPPHAICRKGIARSFQIANIFPRLSVFRNVQVSVLSQQKLSNKLFYPAAQLAVEETNRILESVGLVDKKMDIAGSLSHGDKRILEIAIALGNEPELLILDEPTAGMSPEETTTTMALIQRLAREQGLTILFCEHDMEVVFGVAQSIMVMQQGQTIVQDDPLTVRQNADVQQAYLGDE
- a CDS encoding ABC transporter ATP-binding protein, with amino-acid sequence MLEVIGIHTYYGLSHILFDVSLRVKTGQVVCLLGRNGAGKTTTFRSIMGLNPPAQGQIRFNDADVTGTPAYQLVRRGMGWVPDDRRIFADLTVGENLEIAERKSKTGEQWDKHKVYDLFPALKEMDSRKGGLLSGGEQKMLAIGRALMTNPQFLLLDEPTEGLAPVLVKTLGERIKKLKDVGLTVLLAEQNVNFTLTLSDYGYIIDNGRICYEGPVDELIDNEEVKHICGI